Within bacterium, the genomic segment AGACGTGAAAAAAGAAAATTTGTTCTAAACTTTTAACTTAACTGAACACTAGTTATAAAAACATGATGGACGCTCTCGTCAAAAAAAGTGATAATCAAACAAAACAACAGGCTCAAGATAACTTTTTGAAAGAACTTCTCCTTTCAGACGCAACAGATGACGGACAAGTAAACGGAAGTGTTATAAATAAAAAAAATCTAACGTCTTCTCAAGATAAAAAGGATTTAAATAATTTTTATAAAAATGAAAATAACAATAATTTATTACAAATTCTTCTTAACTATTTGTCGAGTTTAGACAAACAAACAGCAGATGGAGAAACAGAACAAATCGATACTATAGACAACAATTTACAAACAGACACGCATATGTCTTTTGAAGATTTGATGAATTTATTAGTAAATTTATATAATTCTCAAGAAATAGGTCTCAATGGTATCGAAAATAAATTTATTACACCTTATTTTAAAAAACGTAGTTTACAAAATGATAAAATAAATGTTCAGCCGTACAATCCTACAGCAAGCGCGGCTTCAAACGGGTCAATTATAAAATTCAATCAGTCAAAGAATCTCGGCATCCCTCTCGGAGGAGGGA encodes:
- a CDS encoding M15 family metallopeptidase — protein: MMDALVKKSDNQTKQQAQDNFLKELLLSDATDDGQVNGSVINKKNLTSSQDKKDLNNFYKNENNNNLLQILLNYLSSLDKQTADGETEQIDTIDNNLQTDTHMSFEDLMNLLVNLYNSQEIGLNGIENKFITPYFKKRSLQNDKINVQPYNPTASAASNGSIIKFNQSKNLGIPLGGGKLLTVKCKSGAKFNVNEKVAPQFQGFINELEAMGYKIKPGSSGGFNFRKINGSNNYSQHAYGNAIDINTAENAIGKNGDLPPNIGEIAAKYGISWGGNFKNKKDPMHFEVAELRS